From the Stigmatopora argus isolate UIUO_Sarg chromosome 12, RoL_Sarg_1.0, whole genome shotgun sequence genome, the window TCATGTTGAAGGACAGAGGAAATATTTGAAGATTGAACCTTAGAGGGAGATGTACTTAGTGGTGGTCCAAGACCAAATGACAGAATGGGTGAGATTGCCATTTTACTACTCTATAATTTGATTGGCTCAAACTCATTCTGGCACATATGTTAATGCCACCATGTTGAAGTGGATCCGATTCAGCACAATCGAATCCAAATCAAGGTATATATGTAAAACATTGAATAATACGTCATCATTTACATGGGGCGTAGTGTTAAAAAGCATGGTTTCATTCTAATGTATAAAATGTTTTAGCGacaaatttgttgaaaaaaaacattaagactGCTTTGGGCGACATTGAACTGACTGAGTGCACAATATCTtattaaatgagtcaaaaggcCTTGAATCGAATCGGGCAGACGTAAATCGACAACTTTCACGTCATTGTCCAAAGAATTTGTCATGATTTACACCCATTGTTCCCAGTGTTGGGAATTTCCATGGCCTTAACTAACTAGGTATCTACCTTGCTGGAATGTAGAGACTAATTTATTAAAATTATCGTTACCtaataattgtttttcttccagGATGTTTTTGCGATCTGGTTGGGGATGGACATGCATCTTTGTTGGCTCCTTTGTCTTCCTACTGTCCTTCTGCACCCGTCGTTCTTTCTCACTGTCCTTCCGTCATCTCTCTCGGCTTGGAGTCGCCGGTGGACTTTGGTTCGCCTTCCGCAAACTTCTTGACATTCTCGAGAACGCTACTGGCAGCTGCTATGAGCCCTTACCGGGCAGCCCGGAGATCAACAACAGCCAGCCTCTGTTGGTGTTGCGAGAAGGTGAGAGCAAGGCAGAATGCCTCAGAGCTGGGATGCTGTGGAGAGGATACGAGGTTTCAGAGGACGTCTTCCTCCTGTGTCTGTGCTGCCTGTTGCTTGCTGAGGAGACCGCTGTGTTTGGGCCATATCTGAGCCTCGGTGGATTTTCCGATGCCCCGTTGAGGATTCTCTTCCTTTTCTGTGTTCTCCTGCTCAGCCTCTGGCTATTCCTGCTTCTCTGTCTCCTTGCCTACTTTCCTCAGTTCCCCACCCAGCTGCTAGGAGGCGCACTAGGTTGTTTGAGTTGGAGGGGATTGTATCAAGGATGGTACTGCCAAAGTCCCTGCTGGTACTGCCCTGGAAAACCCGGACTTGGAATCCTCAAAAACTAAGACTGATATGGCACACAGATGTTGGAGTAATAGCACATAGTATCACCAAGTTCCTTTTGGTGATGCTTTATTAGTGTGTATGAGGTTCCTATCCATGAAAGGGCTTTTGAAGAAGAAAGGTCACAGAAAAGTAAGACACAATGCTACAACAAATACTCAAGATTGTCAAATAGGGTGGATTTCTAaactaaaaatatttacaaaattgtTAATCTATAGCATTatggactacagtaatccctcgaatatcgtggttaatgtagactagacatggccgcgataatcgaaaaatcgtgaagtagggtcacccaaaaaaattcttcagtgctgagtccgagTACCAAGAGTGGCTtgcgcttgcgagtttcagcggatttcacatttttatgaatttaaaaatatatatataataattaatagcagaaaacatcgcaaagtag encodes:
- the fitm1l gene encoding fat storage-inducing transmembrane protein 1; this translates as MILNTMLVVLTDLAAHLLGNISFRRHFHLMLSATLLFGPVLSLWVSQHSVFAKRSHFLYRMFLRSGWGWTCIFVGSFVFLLSFCTRRSFSLSFRHLSRLGVAGGLWFAFRKLLDILENATGSCYEPLPGSPEINNSQPLLVLREGESKAECLRAGMLWRGYEVSEDVFLLCLCCLLLAEETAVFGPYLSLGGFSDAPLRILFLFCVLLLSLWLFLLLCLLAYFPQFPTQLLGGALGCLSWRGLYQGWYCQSPCWYCPGKPGLGILKN